GTCTGGTCTCATCTGTTCCGCCACAGCCTCGCTTGCCAAGGTCTGCCTTCAGGGTTTGAGCATCACTGATGCTTCTCTTGCTGTGATTGGGTACTACGGAAAGGCGATCACAAACCTCACCCTCACTCGCCTGTCCGCGGTTGGCGAGAGGGGTTTTTGGGTCATGGCAAATGCCCTTGGCCTGCAGAAGCTCAGATGTATGAGCATCACTTCCTGCCCAGGAGTCACCGAGCTGGCACTTGTTTCCATTGCCAAGTTCTGCCCGAGCTTGAAGCAGCTTTACCTCAGGAAGTGCAGCCAAATCTCAGACGGTCTTCTCAAGGATTTCGCAGAAGCAGCCAAGGTTTTGGAGAACTTGCAGATTGAGGAGTGCAACAGGATTACTCTCATGGGCATCCTTTCTTTCCTCCTGAACTGCAGCCCAAAGTTCAAGACTCTCTCTTTGGTGAAGTGTACTGGTATCAAGGACATCTGCTCTGCACCTGCACAGCTCCCCGTTTGCAAATCACTTCGGTCCCTTACCATCAAGCAGTGCCCGGGATTCACCGACGCGAGCTTGGCCGTGGTTGGCATGATCTGCCCTCATCTGGAGAATCTTGACCTCAGCGGTCTTGGTGCAGTCACCGACGATGGCCTCCTTCCATTGATCAGGAGTTCCGAGAGTGGGCTGGTTCATGTTGACTTGAATGGTTGCGAGAATCTCACAGACGCGGCTATTTCTGCCCTGGTGAAGGCGCACGGCACTTCTCTTGCACATTTGAGCCTTGAGGGCTGCAGCAAGATATCTGATGCGAGTCTGTTTGCCATTTCCGAGAGCTGCTCTGAGCTCGCCGAGCTTGATCTTTCAAACTGCATGGTCAGCGACTATGGTGTTGCGGTGTTGGCATCCGCGGAGCGGCTCAAGCTCCGTGTCCTCTCACTGTCGGGCTGTCTCAAGGTCACACCGAAGAGCGTTCCTTTCCTGGGAAGCATGCCTGCGTCGTTGGAGGGCCTCAATCTCCAGTTCAACTTCATCGGCAACCACAACATTGCATCGCTGGAGAAGCAGCTCTGGTGGTGCGACATCCTTGCTTAAGAGGATCTCCAGATGCAAATATACGACCGTAGGTAGTACTTCTTCAGTCAAGCCTCATAGCAGAGTCGGTTCGGTTCGTCGGTTGCGCGTTTGAGCCATGGTGGGCTTCCTTTGTCTTAGGGTCGGTTGTTTTCCGGGGGACGCTTTAGCCAAGCGCTCGTTTTTTGCAGGCCTCCTCTCGCGAGGATGCCTGTTCCTTGAGCCTTCGGCTGCCATTAGCGTGGCACCCTGTCCCTCTACCCCCAACCTATGCCCTTGTGATTACAGTCCCTACACCATGCTTCTTTTTTTCTCTCCTTATCAAGTCCTGTGTGGGAGCTCAAATATTGTCAGTCAGTTGTGTCTTCTTTTCCAGTACAATCTGGTTCCAGAGTTTGTGGGACATCAGTACTTCTGGTTTCAATTCCATAGCAAGTTCTATTTGTCGGATTTGTCGGGGTGCGTGCCTGTCGTAGAAGCTTGGTTCCGGTTCTTCGATCCGTGTCTAGGTGTCTGCTACGATCTCTTTCAGTGTGTGGTTGTTCCAGTTTCAGTCTGTTCACGGTCTgtagcgtgtgtgtgtgtgtgctgtgCGTGTGTGTCGTCGGCGGTGGATGGTCGCTTTTCTGCAGCATCTGTAGGGGTTGCCTGATATCCCCGGGGATCTGGCCTTGGCAAGGTGCAACATATCCCCGGACCCTTGCCATGACAACCTTGTGTGGTTGTTTTTTGTCTCCAGATCCCCGGTTTTTGCAGGCGTGTGGTCGAGTGCTGTAACCTTTGCAATCATCCTGGGATAAATAAAATTTGTTTTCGTCCAAGTCCTATATGCTTCACGCAACCGCAACCTTTGTGATTCATGAATTATTACGTTCCCTGTATTGTGTTTAAATGTCTTGTGGCCGGTGCTGCCGCTTGATGCCACCACTGAGATGAGATGAACATCTCGCAGCCATCCTTGACAACTGCCTGTCGCCTCTGAATTCTGTTGAAGTTTTAGGCTGATTGAAACAACACCCAGTGTATGCTGTATGCTTGGGGAACTGCCATAGGTACGGATAATCCTGTGAAATTCTTTTCCAGATTGTCAAACAGGTTCTAGTGCGCGCAAAATTGTGCCGAGATCTTCTCCCCTTGGCTGTTGGTGACGGAGAGGAGAATTCAAGTGCCTCGGCTTCGGCTAGTAGATAAGTTAGCTTTAGTCCTTGTGGAGGCGGCAACTGATGGATGACGACGCTTCATCTTCGAGTTGGTCTTTCGAGCTTCGATCCTCTCTAGTTTATCCGTCTGGACGGATTATTAAACAAAGCTTCGACGTAGATTCATGCGGGCTCTTTGGAGATGGATTAAACAAAGCTCCGATGTAGATTCATGCGGACTCTTTGGGCTGATGAGGTCTTGTCGTGTGTGTGCGACAATGATATATGGATGTTAGGTTCTTTGAATGGATTTCAGGGTTAACGACGATGATTGCGGCTCCGGGGTGCTGGCTATTTATTAGCATGTGCACAAAGACTTTTCTGCTGTCATTGATGTAATTTCTGCCAGCGGCGGTGCTGTTTGGCGAATTAGAGGCCTCGATATAAATTCTATTATGTTTGGGATCCTTCATGCTACTAAATCTGGGgcttttgaagaaaaaatgtGCTAAAATCAAGACGCAGCTCCTGAAGGTTTTTCCCGTTGGACGTTGCCAAGTAGCACCAGCATGAAGTTTGGCCGGCCTTGTGCAGTTGCGCTACCGGTTCCTCCTTTCCGTTCGGGTGAGTAGGCAGGTCCATGTGCGTCCCCTCGCCGCCGTCCCTCTCACCCCTTTCTTCGTCTTGCTTCCATCCTCCCCCACCTCCTGCTCCGGTTCATGCACCTTCTTCTGTTCTGTTTGCTGCCTCGCTAATCGCCTTACGTCACCGGGGTGACGAGATTACCGGTCGTTTGTTTTGCATAATAAAGGCCGGTGCTTTGCTTTCGTGGGCCTTTTGGTTTCGGTGCGAGAGGCGGCCAGGTTCGTCGTCTGAACTCTGAACTTTGCTGGGGCTGCTCTGGTCCAATGGCATGAAGGGTTGTTGCGCTACGGTAGAAGAgtattatgattatgatgatcaCGGCGTGGCCGAATGGGGACGTTGCAACGCACATTTGACTATGCCGGCGTCGCCGTCGGACGACCCTTTCTACTCCTCGATCATGGTAGCACCCAGATTTTTTATCTTGGTGGCACCCAGATATTGGCATACAGGTGTAGGGTACATCCACAGTTGTTCAACGCCCCTCTCCTCGTGCAAAGAAGCGTCGTCGTCGCGTCCACTGCTTTTGGCGAGAAAGAGAAGTGGAGACAAACGGTGGATGTGAAATACTATGTCGCGACCGAACAATCTTAACGCCGAATCTCAGACGGGATTACGGGATCCAGGGCGAAATTGTGCATAGTGATAGCATGAAGTTTCCCTGGCCGGTTCCTCCTCTCGAGAGAGCAAGCGGGCCAATATGCTTCCTTCATTCCTCTCGACTCTGCCCTTGCAGCTTTTCTTGCTGTTGTAGACGTCATTAGGGTGGCGAAATTACCGGTCGATTGCTTTGCATCAAAGGCCCGCTGCTTTGTTTGTTAAACTTTTCCCGGGAGGCCAGACCAGGTTCGTCTGAATTTTGTCACGATTGGAGTGTGATGGTCATTTATCAAGGGTCTTGATTACCGCACCGGCGACGCTTTTGTTTGTTTAAAGCAGGGTGCATGGACGCCGTGCCAAATGGAGTACCCGGGGCGTGGTCGTTAATTGACATGACTTTCTACTCTTTTCTAGCGATCGATCAACATAATTTGATTTATAGTGCCACCCTGCAACTATCTGAAGTTCCTGGATTGCTGATCGGTTGGGACTGTACAAAACCAGAATATGCCGTGTACGGTGGAAGCCGGAACCAAACGACCTAGATGCAAATCTCAAACGGGATTACGGGACACGCAGACACAGGGCCGATAATCTTAGAATACATCACCTGCTCAAGCAAGGTCACCGTCTGATCGAAACGAGTCCACAACCGTGCTTACATTGACATTGATACTAAATTATAGGGTTAATTGGATAAATGCCACTCGAATTCTAGTGATTCCGagaaacgccactgcaattttcaaactttgaaaaatgccactgcaaacCTTTGAAATACGCCACTACGGaatttgaaaaatgccactgaaaatggcatttttcaaagtttgaaaattgcaatggcatttctcgGAATCACCAGAATTTGAgcggcatttatcaaattaaccctaAATTATAAAGCACCTGATAATTTATCCGTACTTAGAGCATGTGTAGCGGATGTAGGTAGAGTTTGCTTTGTTGAAAACCTTCAAATTGAACCCGGAAGTATTGAGTTTGAAGGTAACAATGTCCGTTGTTATCAGTCGGTGCTTTCGGCAGAAGCCGCTCCAATTCTGATCCAACACGACCACCCCGTGGAGTTCCGAGGCCTGCATATGACTCACGGTGCACGATTAGACCACTTTTTTTTTGCCAAACTAATGAAAAATATGATGACCCGTTGCGCCCTTGATGGAAAAACCAAATGTAACTGAGAAGTTAGCAGAACTATCTCCTTACTCACCAAGCTCCCTAGGGGTAAAGTGGCTGAGAATCGATTGGGCCGTCAAATCGTCCTTCACGCTGATTTTGACTCAGTCAGCGCTACGGGTTGGACACCTGTTGGGGGGCACCCTATTTATCGCCTTACGCAAGCAAATGGGGACGCCTCGCGTCGGGGAGACCCCAGATGGGCCGGCACAGCCGCGCGGGAGGCAAAGGCCTgtttttttgggttttttgttttCTATTCTCTTTTTTACTTTATTGTTGtatttttatttatattttaaAATATTCTACATATATATACAAAACACTCTGCAAAAAACACATTAAAAAATGTTGAGTAAGTacttgaaaaatgttgaataagcattaaaaaatgttgaacaagtatttgaaatttttgaaaaagTATTAAAAATTTGAAAAAGTAGTTTAAAAATGTTGAAAAAGTATTAAAATTTGTTGAATgggtatttgaaaaatattgaacaaatatttgaaaattctgaataagtattaaaaatgttgaataagtatttaatttttttaataaGTATTAAAATTGTTGAATGTGTATTTagaaaatgttgaataagtatgaAATAATcaacaagtatttaaaaatgttTAATAGATATTAAAAAATGTCGAATGaatatttgaaaaatattgaacatgtattttgaaaatgttgagcaagtatttaaaaatgttgaataagcgTTAGAACAATGTTGAACGTGTAGACCAAAATTGTTGATCACTTATTAAAAATATGCTTTTAACATATACAAAAATGTGAATGAAAATGAAAATAAACATAAAAAAGCaatagaaagaaaaaggaaagccAAACAAAAAATGGAGAAGGAAAAAGAACACTAAAGAAAGACAACAAAGaaggaaataaaaaaaggaaacagtgaaaaaaaactgaaaaaaaggAGAATAAACAGTGAAAAGTGCGGCTTGTTTCGCATTAAGAACAGTCTCCACTTATATATCACAAACAATACCCTAGCACAGTGGCTAGCCGCTCTTTCCGTCAACCGGGAGAGCGGTTTCGAATCGCATGGGCATCCAGAtttctcttctctctcctttTTCTTTCATTGGCTGCAcacgaatgggccggcccaattaAACGTCCATGTGTGCTTGTGTAAGGCGATAAATGAGAACAACTAGTTGATGaggggagcaactagttaacgagcgcttcttcgggagcctcgcaacgatcagcgccacttggcgcgctctcagccattcgccatgTGTCGCGCTCTGGACACTCTCTCCgcattttgtttttttatttttccgcacgtGTTTTTGGCTTTTAAAACGGGTTTTTCCATGTTTTTCGACGTTTTAGTTTTcccccggtcttccttagcttttcgatAAAAAAAAATTCGAGAAAGTTTTTTTGCgagaaaaaacgcgttttcttttttttttctttcgcgaaagtcatggtttttcttccgcgagaggcatggttgtgctttagcgagagtcacggggtgcctttcggaaacaaaaaaaaacattttctgtttttttctttcacgagagtcacggttttacttccgcgagagtcacggccgtgcctctcggaaaggaaaaaacaaaccgcgttttctgttttttctctttcgcgagagtcacgcttttgcttccgcgagaggcacggttgtgctttcgcgagagtcacggccgtgcctctcagaaagggaaaaaaatacgtgttttctgttttttttctttcgcgagaggcatggttgtgctttcgcgagagtcacggtcgtgcctctcggaaaaggaaaaaaaacgtgttttctgttttttttctttcacgagagtcacggttttgctttcacaagagacacggttgtgatttcgcgagaggcacgggcgtgccttttttggaaaggaaaaaaaccgtgctcccggttcggtttttcAGTCCGTTTTTTCGTCtggttttttcgtgaaaaaaaagttcgtcaaaacctatcaagatgggatctagttttgaagatctcgacgcgaggaatccaatggtgaaaacggttcgagatttggacgcacaacttaagagataaaacgtctcgaataaacggatctaaaaaaagggaaaactcccaggttgcgacaagtggcgcacaacatgtgcgccacttgtcgcgacctgggaaggtggagtgttctttgcaacgagtactccttaattagtgatttcggttGACGaacgctccttcgggagcctcacAACGATCAGCGCCACCCTGCCACATGTCGCGCTCTGGGCGCTTCgttcgtattttattttattttatttttccatgtgttttcggctttttaaacggcTTCCTTTCGGGTTTTCACCGGTCTTTCTTAGCTTTTGGACCaatttattttttggaatttttttcgCGAAAAACGTTTTTTTTTCCTTCGGCTGAGGCACATTTTTGCTTTCACGTGAGGCATGACCACGACTCTCGGAAACGGATAAAAGCGCGTTTTCTATGTTTtttcttccacgagaggcacgacCATGACTCTCTGAAACGGAAAAAAGATGCGtattctgttttttttcttcaggcacggttttgctttcgcgagaggcaccaccgtgcctctcggaaacgaaaaaaaaacgtattttctgttttttttctttcatgAGAGGCATGGCTgtgctttcacgagaggcacgcccgtgccttctcggaaacgaaaaaaaaacgcgttttctgttttcttttcttttcgcGAAAGGCACGGCTTTGCttccgagaggcacggttgtgatttcgcgagaggtaCGGGCGTGCCTCTTTTGGAAAGAAAAAAACAATGCTCCTAGTTTGGTTTTTTCGTCCtgttttattttgaaaaaaaagtttGTCAAAACTTATCAACATGAGATCTAGTTCTGAAGATCTCGAAGCGAGGAATCCAACAGTAAAAACAGTTCAAAATTTGGACCCACGGTTTAACAAGAGGACCTGTGTCTCCGCCTTCCTCGCTCGTCATTGGAGGGCTTTCGCCGCCGCCTTGGTTCGGTGCCGGCGTGTTTCCGTTCTATATCCTTCCTTCACTGCGCCGCCGTCGGGCCAGCATGGTATCTGCCGCTGGTGGACCTCGGTTGGCTGGCCGGATTTTTAAGGTTGTGGCGGCGCACTTGGATTTCCTTTTACTACTTTCGTGTCCCGTAGATTCCCTGTTGTCTCTGTGGCCGTTGATCAGTTTGGGGGTTCTGTTCTTCTCAGTGTTCTTCTTTTTTCTTCATCTCCTTTGAAACTCAACGCTGATGAGCCCCCACCCTGCttggcatggcatgaatctagcCACTAGCAGAAAAAATGTGGCAACTGCTGTACCTCGGCAGTGAGACCGCCGAGTCCTCAGACCTCAGGTTCTCCAAGTAGCTAAATGGAGCTCTGCCTAGCTAGCTAGCTGCCTTGTTGAACGGTTATTTAGTTTGATCATCGATCTTCCTTGGTAGGGAATGCAGCTAAATGTGGATACACAAAATTGTGTATATGTCTCTTCGAGTTTGCCTTAAATTGGTTAACCTGTAAATTTTGGAGCTATTATTGTTTAGCAACGTTATGCAGATTACAACAAGGTATGACAGCCCGCAGTGTTATTTTTTTTTGAATAAAGCATCTCCATTACTTAACCCGAGTCATCACATTCTAGTTGACAAATGGTGTCAACCTCCATAGGGGCACACCTTAACTAAACAATAGTTTTTGGTAGTGACCGACCCATTTAGGCAAGAGTATGACTAGCTCAGTTTTGCTCACGTTTGATGACTGAGATTACATGTTGCCGATCACCAAGGAGGTTTTGGATCTCACGTACCATGACCGCATAAGGTGATCTGTTCGCTGAGGTCTCGCTAATCAAACTTGCTGTCGTTTGctgcccaggcgcgccctggtgggttgtgcccacctcgggtgcccccccggACCGCATTTTTGCTCTATAAATATCACAATATTCTAGAAagcctaggggagtcgacgaaattttgatccagccaccgcagagtccggaaccaccagatccaatctagacaccatcacggaggggttcatcatgcccattggtgcctcttcgatgatgcgtgagtagttctttgtagacctacgggtccgtagttagtagctagatggcttcctctctctcgtttgattcttatacaatgatctcttggagatccatacgatgtaactctttttgcggtgtgtttgttgggatccgatgaattttgagtttatgatcagatctatccttTTATTCCGTGAAAGTTATTTGaattctttgatctcttatatgcatgattgcttaaagcctcgtatttcttctccgatatttgggttttgtttggccaacttgatctatttattttgcaatgggaagaggtgctttgtagtgggttcgatcttacggtgcttgatcccagtgacagaaagggaaccacacgtacgtatcgttgctattaaggataaaacaatgggggtctatctctacatagatagatcttgtctacatcatgtcatcgctcttaaagcattactccgtttctccatgagcttaatacactagatgcatgctagatagcggtcgatgtgtggagtaatagtagtagatgcaggcaggaatcggtctactaatcttggacgtgatgcctatataatgatcattgcctggatatcgtcatgattatttgaagttctatcaatttcccaacagtaatttgttcacccaccgtttgctatttttctcgagagaaagccactagtgaaacctacagcccccgggtctcttctcaacatatttgcctttgcgatctatttttccttgcttttattttcaaatctatatttccaaaaacccaaaaataccttgctgcaatttattttatttggcgttcgatctatcaatatttacaattCTCTCATGTCCGTTTTCCtatcttggggcgccgctacccgaaagggattggcaaccccttttacacgtcgggttgcgagtatttgttatttgtgtgcatgggctgtttacattgtgttgcttggttctcctactggttcgataaccttggtttcatcactgagggagaTACCTACCGtcactgtgctgcatca
This sequence is a window from Aegilops tauschii subsp. strangulata cultivar AL8/78 chromosome 7, Aet v6.0, whole genome shotgun sequence. Protein-coding genes within it:
- the LOC109742984 gene encoding EIN3-binding F-box protein 1, giving the protein MPPFHDFRDGGLLVLDPAAAMFGGVRQRKRARVTAVPPCVFAAAAAEEEALRAAPAAKRQRLREAPTLDALPDGCLFEILRRVQGARARGASSCVSRRWLALLGGIRASEIKRAQAPAVPDLNQVFVCDDEDEAEAASARPGRSERTLEGEGATDVALTAAAVADGLRGSLESVVVRGSHPTRGVTDSGLSAVARGCPSLRSLALWDVPQVTDAGLAEIAAGCPSLEKLDITGCPLVTDKGLVAVAQGCPDLKTLTIEACSGVANEGLKAIGRCCSKLQAVNIKNCAYVGDQGVSGLICSATASLAKVCLQGLSITDASLAVIGYYGKAITNLTLTRLSAVGERGFWVMANALGLQKLRCMSITSCPGVTELALVSIAKFCPSLKQLYLRKCSQISDGLLKDFAEAAKVLENLQIEECNRITLMGILSFLLNCSPKFKTLSLVKCTGIKDICSAPAQLPVCKSLRSLTIKQCPGFTDASLAVVGMICPHLENLDLSGLGAVTDDGLLPLIRSSESGLVHVDLNGCENLTDAAISALVKAHGTSLAHLSLEGCSKISDASLFAISESCSELAELDLSNCMVSDYGVAVLASAERLKLRVLSLSGCLKVTPKSVPFLGSMPASLEGLNLQFNFIGNHNIASLEKQLWWCDILA